Within Gaiellales bacterium, the genomic segment GACGCCGGGCCTTGCCGACCGCCGCCGGGCCGACGTCGCCGCGGCCCGCGACGTGCTCGCGCGCGCGCTCGAGGCGGCAGGGCTCGAGGTGGTCCCGTCGCAGGCGAACTTCCTGCTCGTCCGCATCGGCGTCGACGACGGGCCGGTGTGCGATCACCTGCTCCGCAAGGGCCTGCTCGTGCGCAGCGGCGCCAGCGTCGGCCTGCCCGGCTACGTCCGCTTCACGATCGCGCCCGCACCCGTCATGCGCGAGGCGGCGAGGGAGCTGGTCTCCGCGCTCGGGACACGGTGATCCGCGACCTCGAGACGGTGGTCGGAAACGGCCTCTGCAGCGGCTGCGGGCTGTGCGAGAGCGTCGCGGGGAAGGATCGGGTGCGGATGGCCATGACGCCGATCGGCCAGCTCCGCCCGAAGGTCTCCGGGCCGCTGCCCGAGCCGGTGCTGGCCGAAGCGCTGGCCGTGTGCCCGGGCGTCGAGGTGCGCGGACCGAAGGCCGAGCCGGGCGTCGCCGTCCATCCGGTGTGGGGGCCGATCGCCTCGCTCGCCCGCGGCTGGTCGACCGACGCCGAGGTGCGGCACCACAGCTCCGCCGGCGGCGTGCTCTCGGCGCTCGCGCTCTATCTGCTCGAGCGCGACGGGGTCGACGCGGTGCTGCACGTGCGCGCCGACCTGCCCGACCACCCGCTCGAGACGGTCGCCCAGATCTCGCGGACGCGGGCCGACGTGCTGGCCGGGGCGCAGTCGCGCTACGGGCCGGCCGCCCCGCTCGTCCACGTCCACCGGCTGCTGGAGGAGGGGGCGCGGTTCGCGATCGTCGCGAAGCCCTGCGACATCTCGGCGGTGCGCGCGCTCCAGCGCCGCGACCCGCGCGCCCGCGAGCAGATCGCCGCCACGCTCACGTCGTACTGCGGCGGCGTGCCGAGCCTGCTGATGGCCGAGAACATCGTGCGCAGCCACGGGATCGAGCCGGACGACGTGGTCGGGTTCACGTTCCGGGGCGACGGCTGGCCGGGGCCGATGCGCACGACCGCGCGCGACGGCCGCACCTTCGACGTCACCTACGACGAGGCCTGGTACGACCCGAACGTGCCGTGGACGTACGACATGCAGTTCCGCTGCAAGATCTGCCCCGACGCGATCGGCGAGATGGCCGACCTCTCGTGCCCGGACGGCTGGGTGCTGCGCGCCGGCGAGCCGATCCACCTCGAGGCCGACGGGCGCAACATCATCATCGCCCGCACCGGCGTCGGGGCGGCGCTGGTCGAGCGTGCCCGCGCCGCCGGCTACCTCGAGATCGCGCCGTGCACGCTGGCCGAGCTCGAGGCGACCGAGCGCGACCACCTGCCGCGCAAGCTCTCGGCCCACGCCCGGGCGACCGGGGTGCGGCTGGCCGGCCGGCCGTCCTTGAGCATCCGCGGCTACCGCAGCCGCGAGGCGGTACGCCGCGCCGGGATCCGCCGCGCCGTGGCGGCCGCCTGGGGCGGGTTCCGGCGGGCGCGGCGAGGCGCGACCCGGGAGCCGCAGCCGTGAGCGCCGCGGCAGCCCGGGCGATGGCGCGGGCCGACGAGCTGGCCGCATGCACCGAGCGGCCAGGCGAGATCACCCGCCGCTACGGGACGCCGGCGCTGGTCGCGGCCCGCGACCTGCTGGAGGCGTGGATGCTCGAGGCGGGGATGCGGACGCGGGTCGACCGCGCAGGGAACCTGATCGGAACGCTGGGGTCAGGCGACCGGCTCGGGATCGTGATCGGCTCGCACTTCGACTCGGTCGTGGACGCGGGCCGCTACGACGGCAACCTCGGCATCCTGCTCGGGATCGGCTGCGCCGAGGCGCTGGCCGGGACCGACCCGGCGCACGACCTGACCGTCGTCGCCTTCTGCGACGAGGAGGGCGCCCGCTTCCCCACCGACTATTTCGGCAGCCGGGCGTTCCTCGGCCGCGCCCTGCCCGACGGCGCGATGACCGACGCCGAGGGGGCGACGCTCGCGTCCGGCATCGAGGTCGCCGGGAACGCCGCGGCCGATCCGGGCAGCGGCCTTCCGGCCAACGCGGCCGCCTACCTGGAGGCCCACATCGAGCAGGGGCCAGTGCTCGAGGCGGCCGGCCACCCGCTCGGGATCGTCACCTCGATCACGGGCGGCGCCAAGCTGGTCGTGACGCTGACGGGTACTGCCGGCCACGCCGGAACGGTGCCGATGGGCCTGCGCCGCGACGCGTTCTCGGCGGCGGCCGAGATCGCCCTCGCGGCCGAGCGCCTGGCCCGCGACGACGGCGAGGCGGTGGCGACGGTCGGGCAGGTGGCCGTCTCCCCCGGCGCCGCCAACGTCATCCCCGGCCGCGCGGCGATCAGCATCGACCTGCGCCACCAGGACGACGACCGCCGCGCGCGCCTGCTGGCGCTGGTGCGTGAGATCGTGGCGGAGGTCGCCGGCCGGCGCGGCGTGGACGCGGCCATCGAGGTGATCCACGACGAGCGCTCCGTCGCC encodes:
- a CDS encoding Zn-dependent hydrolase gives rise to the protein MSAAAARAMARADELAACTERPGEITRRYGTPALVAARDLLEAWMLEAGMRTRVDRAGNLIGTLGSGDRLGIVIGSHFDSVVDAGRYDGNLGILLGIGCAEALAGTDPAHDLTVVAFCDEEGARFPTDYFGSRAFLGRALPDGAMTDAEGATLASGIEVAGNAAADPGSGLPANAAAYLEAHIEQGPVLEAAGHPLGIVTSITGGAKLVVTLTGTAGHAGTVPMGLRRDAFSAAAEIALAAERLARDDGEAVATVGQVAVSPGAANVIPGRAAISIDLRHQDDDRRARLLALVREIVAEVAGRRGVDAAIEVIHDERSVACDPALGERMRAAARAIGLDPPSIPSGAGHDAVILSDHVPVAMLFVRCAGGISHNPAESVTTDDVAAALAVLTGVVRGD
- a CDS encoding Coenzyme F420 hydrogenase/dehydrogenase, beta subunit C-terminal domain, which codes for MIRDLETVVGNGLCSGCGLCESVAGKDRVRMAMTPIGQLRPKVSGPLPEPVLAEALAVCPGVEVRGPKAEPGVAVHPVWGPIASLARGWSTDAEVRHHSSAGGVLSALALYLLERDGVDAVLHVRADLPDHPLETVAQISRTRADVLAGAQSRYGPAAPLVHVHRLLEEGARFAIVAKPCDISAVRALQRRDPRAREQIAATLTSYCGGVPSLLMAENIVRSHGIEPDDVVGFTFRGDGWPGPMRTTARDGRTFDVTYDEAWYDPNVPWTYDMQFRCKICPDAIGEMADLSCPDGWVLRAGEPIHLEADGRNIIIARTGVGAALVERARAAGYLEIAPCTLAELEATERDHLPRKLSAHARATGVRLAGRPSLSIRGYRSREAVRRAGIRRAVAAAWGGFRRARRGATREPQP